A section of the Candidatus Omnitrophota bacterium genome encodes:
- a CDS encoding leucyl aminopeptidase: protein MITFRPQSKLDKQAAIVLISKVQLLKGKINPQIKNRVSSLYRGGQFSGENGEIFPLDNKGKIILLAGVGDEGASLTALRATVRKALLSTFLKKVKDVEIITHEQGDDVVQAVIEAALIGTYSWKKYLNQDKSDKTVEQKDIWITAKEKKNLSDAITICEGVNFSRNLINDNADIVTSSFIEAAIRDLTGKNKKISLEVLGRDEMANKGLNLHLAVNQGSPNDPKLIIVKYQGAPRGEKYTALIGKGITFDTGGLNLKPTGYIETMRTDMSGAAAVMGTLKNILALDIKKNIIFAVAVAENVIGSRAFKPGDVFRGYSGKTVEIGNTDAEGRLVLADAISYVVKNYKPEKIVDIATLTGACVVALGHEYSGLMSNDDDFAKKLLVSAQKTDDRAWQLPIFPELKDHIKSQVADIKNTGAKGAAGALSAGEFLRQFTDDTKWAHLDIAGTAFVQEAGRLYYGHGATGAGVRLLTDFIKNS, encoded by the coding sequence GTTCTCTGTACCGCGGCGGACAATTTTCAGGAGAAAACGGCGAAATTTTTCCTCTCGATAATAAAGGAAAGATCATTCTTTTAGCAGGCGTAGGCGATGAGGGAGCATCTTTAACAGCGCTTCGCGCGACGGTCCGCAAGGCTTTGCTTTCAACATTCTTAAAGAAAGTCAAAGACGTTGAGATCATTACCCATGAGCAGGGCGATGATGTTGTCCAGGCGGTCATTGAGGCGGCTTTGATCGGAACTTATTCTTGGAAGAAATATCTCAACCAGGATAAGTCGGATAAGACAGTTGAACAAAAAGATATTTGGATCACGGCAAAAGAAAAAAAGAATCTTTCCGATGCGATAACGATCTGTGAGGGTGTCAATTTTTCCAGAAATTTGATCAATGATAATGCGGATATTGTTACGTCGAGCTTTATCGAGGCGGCTATCCGTGATCTTACCGGAAAAAATAAGAAGATCTCCCTAGAAGTTTTAGGCCGCGATGAAATGGCCAATAAAGGCCTCAATCTTCATCTGGCCGTTAACCAGGGAAGCCCTAATGATCCCAAATTGATCATTGTAAAATATCAGGGTGCCCCAAGAGGTGAAAAATATACCGCGCTGATCGGTAAGGGCATCACGTTTGATACCGGAGGATTGAATTTAAAGCCGACCGGTTACATTGAAACGATGCGTACCGATATGAGCGGCGCGGCGGCTGTCATGGGAACGCTTAAAAACATTCTTGCGTTGGACATAAAGAAAAATATTATTTTTGCCGTTGCCGTTGCCGAAAACGTCATCGGGTCGCGCGCGTTTAAGCCCGGTGATGTGTTTAGGGGATATAGCGGCAAAACCGTTGAGATCGGTAATACCGATGCCGAGGGGCGTTTGGTTTTGGCGGACGCTATTTCGTATGTTGTTAAAAATTATAAACCGGAAAAGATCGTTGATATCGCGACATTGACCGGGGCTTGCGTTGTAGCTTTGGGCCATGAATATTCGGGCTTGATGAGTAACGACGATGATTTCGCTAAGAAGCTTTTGGTGTCGGCGCAAAAGACGGATGACCGCGCTTGGCAGCTTCCGATCTTTCCTGAATTGAAAGATCATATCAAATCTCAAGTCGCTGATATTAAAAATACCGGCGCTAAGGGTGCCGCGGGCGCTCTTTCAGCCGGAGAGTTCTTGCGTCAATTTACGGATGATACAAAATGGGCGCATTTGGATATTGCCGGAACAGCTTTTGTCCAGGAAGCAGGCCGGCTCTATTATGGCCATGGCGCCACAGGTGCCGGTGTTAGGCTTTTGACGGATTTTATCAAGAATTCGTAA
- a CDS encoding ACT domain-containing protein → MIKAKMATQLMVTVDNKIGALSEVSGLLAENGINLLAACGYITGPKGWLMFVCEDAQKAKDLLLAKQIEVREEEVILATLDNKPGALSDVAEKIATAGIDITLLYASAEKSARSSTVILITENNKLALAVLKQ, encoded by the coding sequence ATGATCAAAGCTAAAATGGCAACGCAGTTGATGGTAACCGTTGATAATAAGATCGGGGCTTTATCGGAGGTGTCAGGTTTATTAGCCGAAAACGGAATTAATCTTTTGGCCGCGTGCGGGTATATAACCGGACCTAAGGGGTGGCTTATGTTTGTTTGTGAAGACGCGCAAAAAGCCAAAGATCTTTTGCTAGCCAAGCAAATTGAAGTGCGCGAAGAAGAAGTTATTCTTGCAACCCTTGATAATAAACCGGGAGCTCTTTCGGATGTCGCCGAAAAAATTGCCACCGCCGGAATTGATATTACGCTTTTATATGCCAGTGCTGAAAAGAGCGCGAGATCAAGCACGGTCATTCTGATCACCGAAAACAATAAGCTTGCCTTAGCGGTTCTTAAGCAATAA
- a CDS encoding nodulation protein NfeD → MKRSIILPFVFCWIFSSAASCSSLPDPQDSKTSPAQSVDILPKEVHIIRLDDATINPVTADYIMDAIDRAVLSNAQCLIIELDTPGGLLSSTRMIVKKILSSEIPVVVYVYPGGSRAGSAGVFITYASHVAVMAPSTNIGAAHPVELGGGVLRGKKNLEDISRTEESKKGSGDQASESSQDPLSDKILNDTVAFIRTMAEKRGRNAEWAQDAVVKSLSIGEQEALTKKVVEMIARDEADLLAQLHGRQVKIGERNVVIQTQNASVKRANMDFRQRFLNVLANPNIAYIFMILGFYGLLYEITHPGIGFPGVAGAVLLILAFFSMQTLPTNYAGVALIALAIVLFIAEVKVISFGLLALGGIICMVLGSMLLFDSALPMMKVSTSLILSASAATAAITIFLVRNVILAHQRKSVTGQEGLIGEQGYVFSDFSDQKEGKIFVHGEIWDAVSKDILKRSDKVSVLEVNGMILKVQKI, encoded by the coding sequence ATGAAACGATCAATCATTCTGCCCTTTGTTTTCTGCTGGATATTTTCTTCAGCCGCGAGCTGTTCCAGTCTCCCTGATCCTCAAGATTCAAAAACTTCACCAGCCCAATCTGTCGATATATTGCCCAAGGAAGTTCACATCATTCGTCTTGATGATGCGACGATCAATCCCGTAACGGCGGATTATATTATGGACGCCATTGACAGGGCTGTTTTGTCGAATGCGCAATGTTTGATCATTGAATTGGATACACCGGGCGGCTTACTTTCATCAACCAGGATGATCGTTAAAAAGATCCTTTCTTCGGAAATTCCGGTTGTCGTCTATGTCTATCCCGGAGGGTCGCGTGCCGGCTCGGCAGGTGTTTTTATCACCTACGCAAGCCACGTTGCGGTTATGGCTCCATCGACAAATATCGGAGCGGCGCATCCGGTTGAATTGGGCGGAGGTGTTTTGCGCGGGAAGAAAAACTTAGAGGATATCTCGAGGACAGAAGAGTCAAAAAAAGGAAGCGGTGACCAAGCGAGCGAATCGTCTCAAGATCCTTTGAGTGATAAAATCCTCAACGACACGGTTGCTTTTATTAGGACCATGGCAGAAAAAAGAGGCCGGAATGCCGAGTGGGCGCAAGACGCGGTCGTGAAAAGCCTTTCCATCGGAGAACAAGAGGCTTTGACAAAGAAAGTTGTTGAGATGATCGCTCGCGATGAGGCAGATCTACTTGCGCAGCTTCATGGGCGGCAGGTCAAGATTGGCGAGAGAAATGTTGTCATCCAAACGCAAAATGCTTCTGTTAAACGAGCAAATATGGATTTTCGCCAAAGATTTTTAAATGTTTTAGCGAATCCTAATATTGCCTATATTTTTATGATTCTTGGTTTTTACGGCCTTCTATATGAAATTACTCATCCCGGGATCGGTTTTCCCGGAGTAGCGGGGGCTGTTCTTTTGATCTTGGCATTTTTTAGCATGCAAACATTGCCGACAAATTATGCCGGTGTCGCGCTGATCGCTTTGGCAATTGTACTTTTTATTGCGGAGGTTAAGGTAATTAGCTTTGGTCTTTTAGCATTAGGAGGGATCATTTGCATGGTTTTAGGGTCAATGCTTTTATTTGATTCAGCGCTTCCGATGATGAAAGTTTCAACATCATTGATCCTTTCGGCATCTGCAGCAACGGCGGCGATAACGATTTTCTTGGTGCGCAATGTCATTTTGGCGCATCAGCGTAAGTCGGTAACCGGGCAAGAAGGATTAATTGGAGAACAAGGGTATGTTTTTAGTGATTTTTCTGATCAAAAAGAAGGAAAAATTTTTGTGCATGGAGAAATTTGGGATGCTGTCAGCAAAGATATT